A part of Limihaloglobus sulfuriphilus genomic DNA contains:
- a CDS encoding DUF4411 family protein encodes MIYLLDANIFIQAHRVYYPFDVFPVFWDWLKGEFQKGSIKSIDLVYKEIMRQEDKLSVWCRDLDGESWLSVQDEQTQKTYADIVNWIAGQDFKQTAKDKFLNDADPWLISKAKVTQFTVVTQETSDPKSKKKIFIPDVCNVFSVPYINTIQLTRKLGARF; translated from the coding sequence ATGATTTATCTCCTTGACGCAAATATTTTTATTCAGGCACATCGAGTTTATTATCCTTTTGATGTTTTTCCCGTGTTCTGGGATTGGCTTAAAGGAGAGTTTCAAAAAGGTTCAATAAAATCAATAGATTTGGTTTATAAAGAAATAATGAGACAGGAAGACAAACTATCTGTCTGGTGCAGGGACTTAGATGGTGAATCATGGTTATCTGTGCAGGATGAGCAAACGCAGAAAACATATGCTGATATCGTCAACTGGATAGCAGGCCAGGATTTTAAACAAACAGCAAAGGACAAGTTTTTAAATGATGCAGACCCATGGCTTATATCTAAGGCTAAGGTGACGCAATTTACTGTTGTTACACAGGAAACTTCCGACCCCAAAAGTAAAAAGAAAATATTTATTCCTGATGTGTGTAATGTTTTTTCAGTTCCGTATATCAATACAATCCAGCTTACACGAAAATTAGGGGCGAGATTCTAA
- a CDS encoding ImmA/IrrE family metallo-endopeptidase → MATALINEKILTWARVRAGFSISELVEKINKKYELWEKGEAKPTFNQAQEVAKKLHIPFGYLYLNQPPYIQKMTADLRTFKDHEKHEYSLELQDVMSDAIRKQDWYKEFLVQRGAEHLEFVGKFSIKSPIQDVADDIIRTLNLDVESRKTINKDYFLSRMTERAEDAGIIVIRNSKVGLNTHRPLDVEEFRGFVLTDPIVPLVFVNANDFVAGQIFTLFHELAHIWIGEAGVSNAGMLNKSEYSKTEQFCNSVAAEVLVPHREFAECWRQTDGDFENHVEELTKIFKVSSVVIARRALDYKFVRREEFFNYYRKLQEIWRKTKKKQKEKEGGPSFRNTFPIYNSKTFTDTVCRAVYSGELLMRDGMSLLGVAKSKAIENYATESGLI, encoded by the coding sequence ATGGCTACTGCATTAATAAATGAGAAAATACTTACCTGGGCAAGGGTGAGAGCTGGTTTCTCTATTAGTGAATTGGTAGAGAAAATAAATAAAAAGTATGAGCTCTGGGAGAAAGGCGAAGCAAAACCAACTTTTAATCAAGCTCAAGAGGTTGCCAAAAAATTACATATACCATTTGGATATCTATATTTGAATCAACCCCCTTATATTCAAAAAATGACGGCTGACTTACGTACCTTTAAAGACCACGAAAAACATGAGTACAGTCTGGAGTTGCAAGACGTAATGTCCGATGCCATACGTAAACAGGACTGGTACAAAGAATTTCTGGTTCAGAGAGGAGCAGAACATTTAGAGTTTGTAGGTAAATTCAGCATTAAAAGCCCTATTCAAGATGTTGCAGATGATATTATCAGAACTTTGAACTTAGATGTAGAATCCCGAAAAACAATAAACAAAGATTATTTCCTGAGCAGAATGACAGAACGTGCCGAGGATGCTGGTATTATTGTCATACGAAACAGCAAAGTCGGACTAAACACGCACCGTCCATTAGATGTTGAGGAATTTCGAGGCTTTGTTTTGACAGACCCGATAGTTCCACTGGTATTTGTAAATGCCAACGATTTTGTAGCAGGACAAATTTTCACTCTGTTTCATGAATTAGCTCACATCTGGATAGGAGAAGCCGGGGTGTCTAATGCGGGAATGTTGAATAAGTCTGAATATTCTAAAACCGAGCAGTTTTGCAACAGTGTGGCAGCTGAAGTATTGGTTCCTCACAGAGAATTTGCGGAGTGCTGGAGGCAAACAGACGGTGACTTCGAAAATCATGTTGAAGAGCTTACAAAAATTTTCAAGGTTAGTTCTGTTGTAATTGCCCGGAGAGCTTTAGATTACAAATTTGTCAGAAGGGAAGAATTCTTTAATTATTACAGAAAATTACAGGAAATCTGGCGAAAGACCAAGAAAAAACAAAAAGAAAAAGAAGGCGGCCCCAGCTTCCGCAATACTTTTCCTATATATAACAGCAAAACTTTTACTGATACAGTTTGCAGGGCTGTTTATTCCGGTGAACTGCTTATGAGGGACGGTATGAGCCTGCTTGGAGTCGCTAAATCCAAAGCTATTGAGAATTATGCAACTGAAAGCGGCTTGATATGA